ACGCCAACCTGAGCCTGCTGTTCACCGAACGGCCTTTCCTCGAGCGCTTCGAGGCCGCCGCCGAGGCCGGCTTCACCGGAGTGGAATACCTGTTCCCCTACGCCTTCGACAAGGCGGTGCTGGCCGAGCGTCTTCAGCGCCATGGTCTGGTCCAGGTCCTGCACAACCTGCCGGCGGGCGACTGGGAAGGCGGCGAGCGCGGCATCGCCTGCCACCCGGACCGCGTCGGCGAATTCCAGGACGGCGTCGGACGCGCCATCGAATATGCCACTGCGCTCGGCTGCGGGCAGGTCAACTGCCTCGCCGGGATCGCCCCGGCCAACGTGGACGCCGACCGGGTGCACGCCACCCTGATCGACAACCTGCGCTTCGCCGCCGGCCAGTTCAAGGCTGCCGGCCTGCGCCTGCTGGTGGAGCCGATCAACACCTACGATATGCCCGGCTTCTACCTCAACCGTACCGCGCAGGCCGCGGCGCTGGTCGACGCGGTCGGCGCCGACAACCTTTTCATCCAGTACGACGTCTACCACGCCCAGCGCATGGAAGGGGAACTCGGCAACACGCTCGCACACTACCTGCCGCGCATCGCGCACATCCAGATCGCCGACAACCCGGGGCGCAACGAGCCGGGCACGGGCGAGATCAATTACGCCTGGCTGTTCCGCCACCTCGACCGCCTCGGTTACGCGGGCTGGATCGGCTGCGAGTACAAGCCCGCCGCCGGCACCCGCGAAGGCCTGGGCTGGATCCAGGCGCTGGCCGGCACAAGCCCGTCGGGAGCGGACTCCGCGGCGCCACCAACGGCCGCAGTCGCGCCGACGCAGGCCCGTAGCGGCTAGGAAGCGAGGCAAAAAGCGAAAAAAAACCGCGGTTCCCCGCGGTTTTCCGGCGTGCGCGACGCGCTTCTTGCTTGCTTCTTACTTCTTCGCGGCGGCCAGGCCGTTGATGATTTCCTGCTTGGCTTCTTCGACCGTGCCCCAGCCCAGCACCTTGACCCACTTGCCGGGCTCGAGGTCCTTGTAATGCTCGAAGAAGTGCACCGTCTGCTTCATCAGCAGTTCAGGGAGATCATCGGTAGTCTGCACCTTGTCGTACAGCGGGGTCAGCTTGGACACCGGCACGGCGACGACTTTGGCGTCGACGCCGCCATCGTCTTCCATCTTCAGCACGCCGACCGGGCGGCAGCGGATGACCACCCCCGGAGCGAGCGGGAAGGGCGTGACCACGAGCACATCCACCGGGTCGCCGTCGCCGGCGATGGTGTGCGGCACGTAGCCGTAGTTCAGCGGGTAACGCATCGAAGTGCCCATGAAGCGGTCGACGAACACCGCGCCGCTGTCCTTGTCCACTTCGAACTTGATCGGATCGCCCTGCGCGGAGATCTCGATGATGACGTTGATGTCGTTCGGCACGTCCTTGCCGGCGCTGACCAGATCGAAACCCATAACTCCCTCCGATGAAAAATGTGCGCGGATTATAGGGGGAATCA
The window above is part of the Thauera aromatica K172 genome. Proteins encoded here:
- the hyi gene encoding hydroxypyruvate isomerase, coding for MPKFDANLSLLFTERPFLERFEAAAEAGFTGVEYLFPYAFDKAVLAERLQRHGLVQVLHNLPAGDWEGGERGIACHPDRVGEFQDGVGRAIEYATALGCGQVNCLAGIAPANVDADRVHATLIDNLRFAAGQFKAAGLRLLVEPINTYDMPGFYLNRTAQAAALVDAVGADNLFIQYDVYHAQRMEGELGNTLAHYLPRIAHIQIADNPGRNEPGTGEINYAWLFRHLDRLGYAGWIGCEYKPAAGTREGLGWIQALAGTSPSGADSAAPPTAAVAPTQARSG
- the ppa gene encoding inorganic diphosphatase; the encoded protein is MGFDLVSAGKDVPNDINVIIEISAQGDPIKFEVDKDSGAVFVDRFMGTSMRYPLNYGYVPHTIAGDGDPVDVLVVTPFPLAPGVVIRCRPVGVLKMEDDGGVDAKVVAVPVSKLTPLYDKVQTTDDLPELLMKQTVHFFEHYKDLEPGKWVKVLGWGTVEEAKQEIINGLAAAKK